In Plasmodium vivax chromosome 14, whole genome shotgun sequence, the genomic window TCGACGGTCATATTTTCCAAACAAAAGCAGTAACTTGTCGTAGTATTCAATCTCATTGTAATACTCAGGGTTTAAATCATCCtgattataattataatgtcTTCCTCTGTGTTTATTATAATGTTCTTCAAGTTTTTTAGcatacttttcttttttctcatcatatttttcaccTATAATTTGCAACTGActatgaaaattttcatcCCGCGactttccttcattttgataTCTTAGATGTAAAACCCACATTTCACTTAAACATTGTCTATGGTTGAACCAATTAAATATATCCATTAATTCACCATAGTAAAATTCATTAACTTGAGGCTGCCCTAATTCTTTGTACTTATcattgatattttttttttcttctttgtaTCTTTCAGTGCTACAATCGTCAGCGAGTCGCTTTAATTCACTGTAGTAACTATCATCGTACGGTTTTCCTTCATCATTGTATTTTTCATCGACAATTCTTTTTACTTCATCGAATTCATTATTCTGGTATCTTTCGAATAAAATCTTCGCTTCATTGTAGTATGCCGCAACGTCAAAACCAGAATGGGAAaattcttcatcatttttgtaatcCGCAGATTCGTAAACATCATCATAGTATTCCCGGACACTGAATTTCGTATCCATTTCATCTCTAAGTCTtctttcatatttattaccttctttttcatatttttcagtTAGAGCATCTAATTCTTTCTGATAATTATGATCGCGCGGAAGTCCTCGACGTTGATATTTTAAACCCAGAATGCATTTCTCattgtttaaattttcttgCTTGTATAATTGGTAGGCAAACAATGCATCACGGTAGTCAGTTCCATCTTTTTGTAATCCCGAATTCTGGTATCTTTCCCTTATCCTACATTTTTCATTGTGGTATGTTTCCAAGTTTAAACATTTAAGAATAAAATCTAATTCATTGTAGTAATGATCATCGTAAGGCCTTCCCATAGTCGTGTATTTATCAtcaagaaatttttttacattctgGAATTCATCATGTTTGCTGCCATCTTTCAAAGCCATTATGTTCAAGTTGTATTGTTCACTAGCgtcatcataatttttttgtttagtAAGCAAACTCATGAGTTTACTTTGATAATGTAGGTTTCTTATTTCATCTTCGTCCTGTTCTTCAAGAAGTTGGTTTTTCCTGCCAGCTATGTCTTCTTGAAgtcttttttcatattttttctgtttctgatcatattttttatagatATCGGTAAGTTCACGATGATAATATTCATTGCGAGATAatccttcattttggtaTTTCACATTTAGAAgcatatgttcatatgtacGTTGTAAGTAGTGAAATATTTCACCGAGATATTTTAGTTCACTGAAGTAATGTTTATTATCACGTGGTAATTCTGCAGTTGTGTATTTACCTTCGATAAAGGCTTTTTCCTTATCAAATCTTTCCTTCAAGAATAGATATGTCAAAGCGTTTAGTTCACAGTAGTAGGTGTCATCGTAGGGTCTTCCTTGATGATGGTATTTTTCATCCaggaatttttttgcatcatcGAACTCAGAGTGTCGATATCTTTCATACAAAATCTTCATCtcattgtaataatttgGAAGATCAAAACTTGGATCGTTCAATTCATTATCATCGTAGTAAATACCTTTGTATTCTTCACCATGGTATTCCCAAGGATCTAATTTTGATGTTTGCAATTCGGTTTGAAGATGTTTTTTATAAGTCTTTCTCTCAGAGTTGTATCTTGAATTTATATCCATTAATCTCGTAAAATAATCTTTATCTTGAGGGCGTCCCTCATTTTGGTATCTTAATTCAAGAATTCTTTTTTCAGCATTCAATTTATCATTGCTAAATCTTCCATAGAGATacattatttcattaaagCATTTCTTATCTCGGGTTAGTCCTGAAGCACCATACTTTTCTTTAATAATCTGTCTCTcatgtttgtatttttcatttttgaacaGTTTATACAGCAAGTCTATTTCGTTGTAGTAATGGTTATCGAAAGGTCTTCCAGTAGCCTGGTACTTATCAGTgaccatttttattatattattaagtTCTTCCTGATAACATTTTTCAAGCATAGTCTTTATGTGAACACGGTATGGTTCATTTTGGTAATTTCCGTCTTTGGGTTTGCCTTGCGAAAGCTTTAATCTAGGGGAGTACGGTTTATTAAGTACTTCACTATCagcttttacttttttgccACCTACTTCTTCTTGAAGTCTTTTTGTATactctttttgttttttgtcgTATTTTGAATAGATagtttgcttttctttttcaaaactTCTATCGGTAATTGGTCGTCCTTCATTCTGAAATCTTAAACGGAGAAGCCAAACTTCATTATCGTATTGACTATTGGTATAAACTTCATGCAGATACTTTAACTCATCAACGTAATGCTTATCGACaggtaaattaaaaaatatgtatctTTCACGGGCAAATTGTTTTTCTTGTTCGTAATGTTTAGTAAGGAGGATGTCACATAGACGATTTATTTCTGTGTAGTAACTTGGGTCGACTGATTTTCCTTGTTTTCGGTATTTATCATCGacaattctttttatatcTTCGAATTCGGTATGTTTGTAAGGTTCATATAATCTCTTCATATCATCGAAGTATGCTTCCTTGTCGAACTTTCGATTGCTAaattcatcatcatcgtggTAATATAAACCATCAAACAATTCACttttatcgtttttttttttaggtaATGGTTTCTTCAATTCATTAtcaagttttttttcatatactCTACGCTTGTtgtcataattttgtttctttatCATTAGTTCTTGAAAATATTCTGGACCTCGTGGAAGATATTCATTGAGGTATCTTAATTCAAGAACCCTCTGTTCGGTCATCATTTGATCTTcgttatattttctaaacaGGTAAGTTAATTCATTGTAGCAACGACCGTCATTATGATCTCCACTTCTGTACTTTTCTAGGATACTATTCCTCTCCTCAAGAAATTTATCCCTGATCAATagtttaagaaaaaaatcaatttcATTATAGTAATGACTGTCGTAAGATCTCTTTTGCGCATCATACTTGTCATCGATaaacttttttacattataaaaatctTGATGCTTGGATCTTTCGTATAAATCCTTTAATTCAGCGTAGTACGGTTCTTGTTTGTATGCACTAAGTTTTTCATCAGCATCTTTGAAAATATCACCATTTATAGTTACACTTGGGCAGTCACGCGCGGATGGAGTGAGTGATCCAAAGGGTAAGCCTGTGGTAAGGAGTTTTCCTAGCATACCATTTGCTTTAGCCCTGCCTCTACctttcatttcttcttcagatttttttctgctttgcATTAATTCGTGAAGAGTTTTTGCATaatctttttgttttttgtcgTATTTTTCATAGATAGATTCCATTTCACATTCATAAGCACTATCGCGTTGTTTTCCTTCAGTTGTGTATCTTAAATTAAGAAGCCACATATCATTGTCATATCTAGAATTGGTATAACATTCAAAGACAAACTTTAATTCATCATAGTAATGATTATCGAGAGGCAGTCCTACAGATACGTACCTTTCGTCGACAATTTTCTTATCATTTCTGTGCCTTCTACCTGCAAAGAGATCACACAGCGCATTTATTTCATCGTAGAAATTTGAATCGAAAGACTTTCCTGCACTTTGGTATTTCTTTTCGACTaattttttcgcttcatcGAATTCAGTATGTTTGAATTTTTcgtatttctcttttttttcagtgtAGTAATCTGCAATGTCGAAATCTTGTTTCATGAAATCAGAATCAATCTGGTAGTGCACTTCCTTGTACAATTCATCGacgtggttttttttttttaattcttctaaaagttttttatcatatttccTATATTCATCTTCGTATTTTTCAGTGATAGCCTTCGTTTTAGTTTGGAATTCTTCATCGTGCGCTTTTTTGTTATCTAGGTATTTTAGTTCAAGAACCTTCTTTTCAAAGTTCATTTGATCatcgtttaattttttaaagataaaCATTATTTCATTGTGGCAACGAGCACTGGAGAGTTGACCTGAAGATTGGTATTTTGCCTTGATGCTCTGTTTATCTTCATTAAATTTGTCCCTCGTGAAAAGTTTAAGGAGAACATCTAATTCATTGTAGAAATGATCATTGCGTTCACGTCCTTCAGTTTTGTATGTATCATCGAGCATGTCtcttaaattataaaataattcgtCTAGACTTCTTTCATACAAGATCTTTAGTGTACCGTAGTATGGCTCACTTTTGTATTTACCAAGATACGATTCTTCTCTTTCTTTACTTTcggcttttccttttttttccttaccgGATTTTTCTGAAGCATGTCGTTGAGGTTTCTCatgttttgccttttcgcgTTGTTTTCTACCTCCGTAGACACGTGTCGGTAAATGGAAAGCAGTAGGACCATGTGGACCAAACCATGATGCCTCTTGTAAATCAGAGTATTGACCATCTGtactttgtaaaaataatgattcTTCATCACCATCTTGTGAAAAATGTTCCgctacttcttcttcttcttcttgaaTTGGTGGTAAAATATCACCATCTTCTGGATAAATTCCTGGTCCTACTtctatttcttcttcttcttcttcttcttcttcttcttcttcttcttttattCCGCGTGCTCCTGCTTTaccctttgccttttttccttgttGCGCACGAGGACCTAAAGGGTGTATAAGAAAAGGAATATTTGAAAGATGTCATATATAGTGTGATGATCCTTAAGagatcatttttatttagttGGGGATGCAGCATTGGTTGAAATCACATTTTGTTTATCAACCATATGGAATTGAGTGTTGGTTCAtagcaactttttttttttttttaatgtgtgttttgctttttcaaaattttggatAGAATTATTCTACACACACATCAAATGTACCAACGCAATTTTACTTTacagctttttttattttttgctgttGTCATGTTCATGTTTTTTACCTGCGCGAACAGCTGTGGCTCGTGGATTTTGTCTATGCTGCCTTGCTGCTGCGAGTAATCGCTTTGTTCTTGCTTCAGCAGTCTTTCGATAGTTGTAACAGGCATCATATTCTTCCTGAAAATTCAGAAAAACGTAGTAAATTTTggaaggatttttttttttaaacattacGCTGGAGGTGTTTGCGAACTGTGGTCATACATGCAGACACTTTAACTATTTGTGAAGTGAATAAACTGATATATATACAAtgtactatatatatatgtgcacaaatACGCGCTGTGCTAATGGTCTTACCCAATCGGGGTGAGCTGGTGACCAAACTAAGAGTGAGCACAAAAGTACTacggagaaaaaaactgaaacatttcttttttcagcCATGGtgttcttttaaaatgataCAGCGTgatttctaaaaaaaatttagttttgtataaatttaattcCCATATGGGAAATTGTTACTGgcttaatattattattttagttttttttattcatatcaTTATAAAGTTACGAAACTTTCATGTATATTTGAAATGTATTGTTAAAATACAGTCACCTTATTTTGGGttaaagaaaacaaaaaaaaatgtaaactgctgaaaaaagaagaaatgataaaaaattgtatacagaaaaagaaaatcaatATAGAAAGCAGTTAACAGAaactattaaaaataataaataaatataaaaaaaaagataaagtaatttaaaattttatatatatttttaaatttatttttttcaatggGGTCGAGGAAAATTgctttcaaaatttttgcgaaaaaaaaaaaagttaaagaaaaaataaatcacaATGAATATGAAATGAaccatgcaaaaaaaattcaacaaaatggcattttcttttaacaaTTAGcgatcatttttataaagattcattttttctgcatatgcatattatatTGTAATGGGATTTGCGCGCTTATGCATCGCAGTACATGAAAAATGATATtctaataacaaaaaaaggaatgtgtggtattatttaatttatatatttgcatgCATTTGAGatgcataaataaataatgttaaataataacatttatttttgacgCATGGATTGAATGGCATGGCAAtgcaatgtttttttctgatGCATAATTGAATAGCAtctgtaatatattttttcgatgTAAAAATAGACCCATtcgtataatatttttggtGCATATATGATGCagtttatataattttttttgatcaAATATTGTActtaaaatgtaatgaattcagaaataaatataagaaaatgaTCAGTTtaaatgcacacaaaaaatcAATAGCGTTTTAACTCtaaattttatgatatataaatattgcaTAAGCTAACTAGCTATAAGATGTTTTACgcgtatttaaaaaaatatgcgttgttgaataataatacatctacgtgttttaaattataataatgaacaaattttttggttattttttcattttgcatttaGTTGATTCTGTATGCAATACgctttattaattaaattatgattatttaaaatttatacaagTAAAAAgttagtaaaaataataggattgtgaatttgaaaaaattaaagattaaaaaaaaaaaaaaaatgaaattattgctatattataaatattgacAATATGActgcactttttttaatttttgcaaaaaaatatataatgatcaTTAATCCCTCCAAAGGCCACACCtatatgttttatatatcCCTATTTCGCTAATCCCACATGTGAATTTTTAGCTCGAATTAATTTAGAAATGGATGTAAATAATCATCCAGCTAAATATGATGgatcaatttttatttataatagttGCATCTAtattgtgttaaaaaaaaaaaaaaaaaatacttttctAAATGATGCAAAATAGTATGATCATTATTTATTCGGTCTGTTTGCTAAACGGGGCATACAAAAGAGATATCCCTCTAATTTTGTGAGTTACCTAAAATTTCTTATTCAAACTTTGTTGAAAATTACAATGTGATTTTTTGTCATAGGTAATTTTTGAAAGGATGTGTGGAAGTCATTCtttttgaattttaaaattataatcatGGGTATAGAAATAGCacactttattattttaatgaatagAAATTGATGTAACGTGCAATACGTTGCGCATATTTTATCGATCCTTTTTCTGTTATTATTAGAGCTACATAATTTATCCTTAAATTGGATATAATATCCCCTCCGCCAGAAAAGAGAATACGTTATTTCTGTCACGCGAAATTGACGCAAATGAAAGTGCAACATTGATTTTATAATGCATATTTGTTTTGAAAATGTGTACTAGGTAATTTGGCACGCTAATTTGTATATGCTATTTTGGCACACTAATTTGCGCTCAGTAGCTTTCCCTTAACACTTCACGTTCGAAAATATGCCTTAAGTCTTAAAGAGCGAAAAGCGAAAGAACTTCATTAGGAGACATTCCTTTAGTTTACTCCATCGCTTTATTCGCAGtcattttattacataaaagTTCCTTAATTGTTAGTcacgcccttttttttttatatttatatgcaaatgTGTGGGTTATCATTTAGGCCaaataaggaaaaggaaTATATTGTGTATTAAATTTGCaagtgtttctttttctcaacatatatatataaaattgtagaataaattaaatagGATGTCATTAACGTGTATGCCGTATAATATAGCATATAATACGTTACCGAAGAGTTTATGGTACATTAACTGGACGCTCACTTTTTGTTCGTCCTATAGTTTTGGAAGGGACATTGTTTTAACTTTTTCACTTCATAAACTAATAATGTGTATTACATAAATGATGTACTTATTTGGCAAGAAAAGTTGGGGGTATCATACACATATGTCAAAAGTATCCATAAGAATTTGATGCTTTTTTAACCTTTAAACTTTTGTGTTATTTGAATAactctttccccttttgcggaACACCGACAGATAGGTGCTTGGAACGGCGAAATTGGAACCTTTCATAAGGACGGTTATTATATaggataaaaaaacaaaaataccTTGAgccttttttaatgtttttttttttttttttttaatgtatatatcCTCATAGCTGCACGGATGCACacaagtaaaaataattcaactAAACGTGCTTAGTGTTAGCGTATCCGCTAGCGATATGTactaaaaaaaggagtatccttttttctttaaattcttatattattgttaaaaatttacgtaatatgtattaaaatgggaaacgaaaaaacagGGAATATTGCAAAAGGTAAACACTATGAGAAATAGGAGgtagataaaaaatatttccttaCAAAAGGGGCAACACCAAATAGGAAAAACTTTGTGAACGTACACAAAAATCAACATGGTGACTTCTTATCACACGATGAGCTGTGCATTCATTCGATAAAAATTGTTGCtaaatataatattcctGCGCTTTAAGGGGAAGAATTGTTTGGAAGCTGgcataaataaatgcatatatatatatgcatataatatatgttcGTTTATTTGTATACTTATTTATACATAGTGTATTTTTGCTTGGAAGAAATGCGCATCTACTGTTTTGCCCTTTTCGCATCAGCAGTGTATCAGCATGTTGTAAGAAATACGtaggtaaaaaatttggcattccaaaaaaatgaagtactatttttttttgttaaatcgATACAATGCAATATGCACACGAATTTTAGCAAGTGACAATTATGGAGGTTAACAGTTAAATggtcaaaatgaaatttccctcccttttttttaatgcatcgCCATTCGATTCTTTTAacgtaaaatgtaaaatCATGTCttgagtgaaaaaaaattttctgaacgtttttatttaacgattttaatatttttttcaaaattgtttttagCATATGTTCGTGCACGAAGAACTTTGTTTAATTTCGAGAAATATTCGACGTtttaaagtttttattttctttagatttttttctttttattaataaaatggaCTCGTCGAGTTGAAAAGGTTTTCGCCTTTTGGTGCATCACATTTAGAGCTGCctcttttataaattaatgaGTAAAAATGAGTGAATGCCTTAtggtaaaaatgaatgaataaTACTGTATGGATAAAAAGCGGCCAACgcgaaaattttaaaaagcaatAAAATGGTAGAAGCCGAAATAAAGCTAttcattttgggaaaaaaaaaatgtttaagtGAATCTCAAAAATGAGTTCAAAGGCCCCAATGTTCATTTCGATATTGCTGCTTTAAAGGACAtgttatatttgtataagaaaaatagaaagggttaaaaaatttgtttttttttattttttaaattaccgCTTTTATCAAATGATCATAAACTTTTTGTAAGGAGTAAAATTTAGTAATTGTTATTTTGCTATAATTTGTAACGATCTGGAATTATCTGTTGTAAGTTACCACTCGGGTTTGGTTGAACGTGGTTTCTGTTTTGTATAGACGGATGCGGTTTTAATATCTACGCTTAAAATGGAATTgtccattaaaaaaatgattcatCTGTTTTTGCTCATTACATTCTTTccaaaaagggcaaaaagaagaagaaaaaaaaaaaaaaacagatagattatatatgtacaaatcTTAACAACcattatttatgttaaaaataattctgctTTGttctaaataaaaatgcgaaaaagaGCACTGCGTGCTGCATgcataaaaacaaaaattattccaaGTCCTGTTCGAATATTTTCTGTTGTTGCGTCGTTATTCTATTAAATTGGCCTATCCATTTACATAGGTGGGATAAATGGCTGCTGAGTATATGTATctattatgcatatatgtacgtattcCTTCGCATTATAAAGCATGAATTATCGTAAAGACAGCAGGAAAACGTTCAATTTGTCCATAAGTATGAAGAGCGAAATGTGAGTTGCGTCTTACGAATTGAGACTTACGAACTGCGACTTATGAACTGCAAAATATGAGTTACGAAATATGAGTTACGAAACAGCGTTTATTTTGCTCTACGAaggacatttttaaaattgccaCATTTTAGTTTCGAGAGTGGTAGCATTTTCTCACTGCTTCGAGACAAGGCAATTGTGAAAATTCACATTTGTATagacatatacatatacatacgtatatacatatacatatatacatccatacatgtacgtatgcgTAGATCATTAAATGCCGCAGGCTTAAGTTGTGCATAAGGCCCTCCATATTATGACGAAACGGTCCAAACATGGAACCAGTACGTTTTAGCTTTATATAGCGACAACTGTCGTTTCgtttttaccccctttttttcttataattttatgaataattaaaatagaaaaaaaaaaaaaaagagcagtGTGGAAGGACAAGTAAAATAACACCTGCTCACGGATTGCTTGTACAATTTTGCATGTCTcgcatattcatttttaggTGACACAAAAGAAGGATGTTAATCTACCCGCAGAACtattttacaataaattaataaaaaacatcGAGGAAGATGATGAGAGCTTAAACTCAAATCATGCACATATATCAacggaaaaagaagaaatctATTGGTTAAAAAATCTTCTTAGGAAACTTATAAGAAATTACAAGTACATAGGGGATGATTACAATGTCCTCAGTAAGGAAAAACGTTGCAGAGACGTTAATTTATGGTTAGATTCCGAAATTAATACCtacaatgaaaaaacgaatgggAATCAGGTGGTGAGACCATATTGGAGAAATTACATAGAAACTGTATGGCAACAGCTACAATATAGAAATAAAGACATTAATTGTTATAGGCAAATTAACAACTTCCCACTAAAGGATATGCATAAGAGGAAGGAACTTGAtgatttttgtgaaaatagaAATTactatgaaaataatttaaagaattattttagCGAAGGTAAATGTCAAGAGTACGCTCAATATGTGGCAGATAAAAAGGAGTCTATTCTTGGTAATGCGAAATCTGTATCCAAcggtttttataattatgcgGATGTCTACAACCTTTCTGATAAATGTTCACTTCAAAATATAGAAGAAACATTTCTTCAGGTCGAGTGCAGGAATGAATGCATGTACCAAAAGAAGACGTATGACATGTTTGGAATTGGCAAATGGTTTAATCGTATAATTTCTACGTTTAAGCCATCATATCGTTCTATCGATATTGGAAATGAAAGTTTCTCGCCTGTAATGTGTAGAGGTTGGGAAAGCAGCTCTGGTGTTACCTACAGCAATGTCGCTTTCACAGTTATTCTTCTAGttttgggattttttttttattcgtaTTTAAAGCATAGGGTAAGATAAAACTTTTATAAAGCTTTATATGAACACACAACATAATAATTCTGAaggtttcttcttttttttgttaaatgttTCCTAATATGACGtaattacattttacatacaatttcttcattttattttgtttttttaatagcgAAAAATGCGCACATCCAATAGAAGGAGAGCGAAGAAAAGATGGAGAACCATCGTGGAGTcagaagaaaacgaaagagTAATAGGGACTCCCCCAAATTTTGATTCTGAATATGATTATGAATACGAATCGGGTgaggaagaataaaatatgttgatGGAAAAGGGGATATGAAGAGCACGTGTTCCTATTGAATTTTTACTGTGCTCTGTTTCGGAAgagctctccattttgttttataaaatgggATTGAGTTATATGTGTTAATATTCCGAAGTGCATAGAATGAATAATAATCTCTACCCGATAAGAAGGTGGATCTGTTAGAAGATTCTATAGTTACACGGGGagatagaaaaaaagaaaaaacctCTCAAAGATGAAGATCGCTGGAAAGGAAATACTCACTATGTTAGTACTGTATGCGAGAGAATGCGGAGACAGCATTGTTTCCTAGACGGGGCGTTGGATCGCTCCCCAAGTTATgctaaaaatgattaaacGTGATACATTTAGTGTAATGTATTATGAGTGGTACATTATGCGTGGTGTAGTTAAACATAAGTTATTAATCCATTTACGGTGAAATCGTCTCTGTTGCATAGTAGGCATAAAAtaggatggaaaaaaaaaaaaaaaaaatcacatgtTTGCTTCTAACAAATGAGGtgtcattttcttcttacaTTCTATGTTACATGTTAC contains:
- a CDS encoding hypothetical protein (encoded by transcript PVX_101500A), whose protein sequence is MAEKRNVSVFFSVVLLCSLLVWSPAHPDWEEYDACYNYRKTAEARTKRLLAAARQHRQNPRATAVRAGPRAQQGKKAKGKAGARGIKEEEEEEEEEEEEEIEVGPGIYPEDGDILPPIQEEEEEVAEHFSQDGDEESLFLQSTDGQYSDLQEASWFGPHGPTAFHLPTRVYGGRKQREKAKHEKPQRHASEKSGKEKKGKAESKEREESYLGKYKSEPYYGTLKILYERSLDELFYNLRDMLDDTYKTEGRERNDHFYNELDVLLKLFTRDKFNEDKQSIKAKYQSSGQLSSARCHNEIMFIFKKLNDDQMNFEKKVLELKYLDNKKAHDEEFQTKTKAITEKYEDEYRKYDKKLLEELKKKNHVDELYKEVHYQIDSDFMKQDFDIADYYTEKKEKYEKFKHTEFDEAKKLVEKKYQSAGKSFDSNFYDEINALCDLFAGRRHRNDKKIVDERYVSVGLPLDNHYYDELKFVFECYTNSRYDNDMWLLNLRYTTEGKQRDSAYECEMESIYEKYDKKQKDYAKTLHELMQSRKKSEEEMKGRGRAKANGMLGKLLTTGLPFGSLTPSARDCPSVTINGDIFKDADEKLSAYKQEPYYAELKDLYERSKHQDFYNVKKFIDDKYDAQKRSYDSHYYNEIDFFLKLLIRDKFLEERNSILEKYRSGDHNDGRCYNELTYLFRKYNEDQMMTEQRVLELRYLNEYLPRGPEYFQELMIKKQNYDNKRRVYEKKLDNELKKPLPKKKNDKSELFDGLYYHDDDEFSNRKFDKEAYFDDMKRLYEPYKHTEFEDIKRIVDDKYRKQGKSVDPSYYTEINRLCDILLTKHYEQEKQFARERYIFFNLPVDKHYVDELKYLHEVYTNSQYDNEVWLLRLRFQNEGRPITDRSFEKEKQTIYSKYDKKQKEYTKRLQEEVGGKKVKADSEVLNKPYSPRLKLSQGKPKDGNYQNEPYRVHIKTMLEKCYQEELNNIIKMVTDKYQATGRPFDNHYYNEIDLLYKLFKNEKYKHERQIIKEKYGASGLTRDKKCFNEIMYLYGRFSNDKLNAEKRILELRYQNEGRPQDKDYFTRLMDINSRYNSERKTYKKHLQTELQTSKLDPWEYHGEEYKGIYYDDNELNDPSFDLPNYYNEMKILYERYRHSEFDDAKKFLDEKYHHQGRPYDDTYYCELNALTYLFLKERFDKEKAFIEGKYTTAELPRDNKHYFSELKYLGEIFHYLQRTYEHMLLNVKYQNEGLSRNEYYHRELTDIYKKYDQKQKKYEKRLQEDIAGRKNQLLEEQDEDEIRNLHYQSKLMSLLTKQKNYDDASEQYNLNIMALKDGSKHDEFQNVKKFLDDKYTTMGRPYDDHYYNELDFILKCLNLETYHNEKCRIRERYQNSGLQKDGTDYRDALFAYQLYKQENLNNEKCILGLKYQRRGLPRDHNYQKELDALTEKYEKEGNKYERRLRDEMDTKFSVREYYDDVYESADYKNDEEFSHSGFDVAAYYNEAKILFERYQNNEFDEVKRIVDEKYNDEGKPYDDSYYSELKRLADDCSTERYKEEKKNINDKYKELGQPQVNEFYYGELMDIFNWFNHRQCLSEMWVLHLRYQNEGKSRDENFHSQLQIIGEKYDEKKEKYAKKLEEHYNKHRGRHYNYNQDDLNPEYYNEIEYYDKLLLLFGKYDRREFDKIKNRIDDKYKVEARPFNKHYYNELERTAYGKSNDKYNKEVEKIHLRYHRENRPRNDQYYQELMKAFEKNSEDKFNLGKVILDLQYKNNGLPHDEKYRDGVKKLYDKLIADNDKHWQELSAELRGRKKTNDFYTAEYKGPIDFLDDDITEEDQANENYYKTLKQLTTKFDDQRYKNVKKDMDRKYKDQGKTYCDLHYYRELTRGVDKAINKRHQEEKARLNKKYGKGTKVLNSSYYSELLSLFDKYNCEQFNTHKRVLDEKYNSERKPRDDAYHAELKSIFEQYSSEKQDYYKKLHDEYMQKKMLGEVVDDDVNPGHKIFKNGTDSTEYYTKLLDIFHNGHADDFNNVKNLVDEKYQGKPLDIHYYAEVDRICTEFNGNAYKKEKELLNEKYQRDGLPYDDEYYQKLLLLYHKYADDQMHDRRMLLDLKRENEGRPEDDYFQSIIKTLYEKCTSEEQAYENKLYDELNDRKVNNDFHSFREGDNSEVQSSDFNENTYKPESYYDTLRESFESSDGNFDEVRHIVESKYEEEGRVFDKHFYNEILRVCDVFTYEKLNHESWYVYEQYRARHRPFDEQYCNALMNIFDKYNKERLDNEKKALELRYQRENLPRDAEYHEQITSLTEKYNDEKENYENMLNAEYKRRKESGDIDPYELPTPPVSLISTMDEDDYKNEQYYKKLQQLREQCNKTQFEKVRKIVDELYQVGENGYDESYYQELCRIGSELINEKYKKEKKAIKNKYKKPDGLPRDSHYYNQLMRLFEKYNDEHMNYEKLVMELKYYNEKKPQDESFHALLKALYNRCEYDKQMYQQKLLDKISKNENPSGEYDDGDDDDDDDSDDFSTYNSGSQKYTDDDFQRELTRMTKSYDPTIFHTLKQTVDEEYQSSGRNIDADYFKEVNNRCIKNIQERQQNEKNAITSAYKAMPGGLIGDEYNNDLIDLNNKYCDEKFNNEKYILELRYEREGRRRNEDYHKQIKALFDKNQREREKYAKKLHDELSKRREKALAKQQENEIDETETEDPKDQYLKKQEYEAEVKALNETFAGEERKRQEAYGRELKGLFEKYNKNLKALLEKCDKDNKNKTYVSEKKLLDQKYKKGAPGVALPDEYYGEFKGLFEKFPTVSYHKGKQTLDELCANEKAAHDSHYAEKHKTLTEKYNSQLRVLCEKYNQEYPGDMLSASASQPPVAKPKAKKATAPRQRKPVR